The following are encoded in a window of Fusobacterium simiae genomic DNA:
- the pth gene encoding aminoacyl-tRNA hydrolase: protein MKAVIGLGNPGKKYEKTRHNIGFIVIDSLRKKLNISDEREKFQAFVSEKNIDGEKVIFLKPQTFMNLSGNSVIEIINFYKLDPKKDIIVIYDDMDLPFGDIRVREKGSSGGHNGIKSIISYIGEEFIRIRCGIGAKKEDAIEHVLGEFNQTEQKDLNEILENINNCVIDILIVQNLDRIMQKYNKKKEKLK from the coding sequence ATGAAAGCTGTTATTGGTTTAGGAAATCCAGGTAAAAAATATGAAAAGACAAGGCATAATATTGGTTTCATTGTTATAGATAGTTTAAGAAAAAAATTAAATATAAGTGATGAAAGAGAAAAATTTCAGGCTTTTGTGAGTGAAAAAAATATTGATGGAGAGAAAGTTATATTTTTAAAACCTCAGACCTTTATGAATTTAAGTGGAAATTCTGTTATAGAGATTATAAATTTTTACAAGCTAGATCCTAAAAAAGATATTATTGTAATTTATGATGATATGGATTTACCTTTTGGGGATATTAGAGTTAGAGAAAAGGGAAGTTCAGGTGGGCATAATGGAATAAAATCTATAATTTCTTATATAGGAGAAGAATTTATTAGAATAAGATGTGGAATAGGTGCAAAAAAAGAGGATGCTATTGAACATGTCTTAGGTGAGTTTAATCAGACTGAACAAAAAGACTTAAATGAAATTTTAGAAAACATTAATAATTGTGTTATAGATATACTAATTGTTCAAAATTTAGATAGAATTATGCAGAAGTACAATAAGAAAAAAGAAAAACTAAAATAA
- the truA gene encoding tRNA pseudouridine(38-40) synthase TruA — protein sequence MGRKNIKIEFRYDGSGYYGFQRQPNKITVQGEIEKILRIVTKEEINLISAGRTDRGVHANHQVSNFYTSSNIPIEKYKYLLTRALPNDIDILSVEEVDEKFNARHNAKMREYIYIISWEKNPFEARYCKFVKEKIDSEKLERIFFDFEGIHDFKNFRLNDCTSKVTIREIYQIEVKYFGENKIKIYIKGSAFLKSQVRIMIGTALEIYYGRLVENHIRLMLNDFTKKYKKNLVEPEGLYLNRIEY from the coding sequence ATGGGTAGAAAGAATATAAAAATTGAGTTTAGGTATGATGGAAGCGGGTACTATGGCTTTCAAAGGCAACCTAATAAAATTACAGTTCAAGGAGAAATTGAGAAAATTTTAAGAATAGTCACAAAAGAGGAAATAAATTTAATTTCTGCTGGCAGGACAGATAGAGGGGTTCATGCAAATCATCAAGTTTCTAATTTCTATACTTCTTCAAATATTCCAATAGAAAAATATAAATATCTTTTAACAAGAGCCTTGCCTAATGATATAGATATATTATCAGTTGAGGAAGTAGATGAAAAGTTTAATGCAAGGCATAATGCAAAAATGAGGGAGTATATTTATATTATATCTTGGGAGAAAAATCCTTTTGAAGCAAGATATTGTAAATTTGTAAAAGAAAAGATTGATTCAGAGAAGCTAGAAAGGATATTTTTTGATTTTGAAGGTATACATGATTTTAAAAATTTTAGATTAAATGATTGTACAAGTAAGGTAACAATAAGAGAGATTTACCAGATAGAAGTAAAATATTTTGGAGAAAATAAAATTAAAATATATATTAAAGGAAGTGCATTTTTAAAATCACAAGTTAGAATAATGATTGGAACTGCACTTGAAATATATTATGGAAGGTTAGTAGAAAATCATATAAGGCTTATGCTTAATGATTTTACAAAGAAATATAAAAAAAATCTTGTTGAGCCAGAGGGACTTTACTTAAATAGGATTGAGTATTGA
- a CDS encoding DHH family phosphoesterase: protein MADILCDTRLKLGEAPKVIILTHGDADGLVSAMIVKSFEELQNKNKTFLIMSSMDVTLEQTDKTFEYICKYTSLGPKDRVYILDRPIPSIDWLKMKYLAYTNVINIDHHLTNNPTLYKDECCCDDIFFYWDDKMSAAYLTLEWFKPLIEKGENYKKMYEKLEPLAEATSCWDIFTWKTLGNSPKELLLKKRALSINSAEKILGAGAFYNFIVKKLDSENYTEEVFNYFMLLDEAYNLKIDNLFDFAKRVISDFSFKGHKLGVIYGIDGDYQSIIADKILYDKKLDYEIVAFLNVHGTVSFRSKNNIDVSDIAKKLGMIVGYSGGGHKHASGCRICDRDEMKKKMMEIFEHSMNKIKIL from the coding sequence ATGGCTGATATTTTATGTGATACAAGGTTAAAATTAGGAGAAGCACCTAAAGTTATTATTTTAACTCATGGAGATGCAGATGGACTAGTTTCAGCTATGATAGTTAAATCTTTTGAAGAATTACAAAATAAAAATAAAACTTTTCTGATTATGAGTAGTATGGATGTTACTTTGGAGCAAACAGATAAGACTTTTGAATATATTTGTAAATACACATCTTTAGGTCCAAAGGATAGAGTATATATTTTAGATAGACCTATCCCAAGTATAGATTGGTTAAAGATGAAGTATTTAGCATATACCAATGTTATAAATATAGATCATCATTTAACAAATAATCCAACATTATATAAAGATGAATGTTGTTGTGATGATATATTTTTTTATTGGGATGACAAGATGAGTGCAGCATATTTAACGTTGGAATGGTTTAAACCTTTAATAGAAAAGGGTGAAAACTATAAAAAAATGTATGAAAAATTAGAGCCTTTAGCAGAAGCTACTTCATGTTGGGATATTTTTACTTGGAAAACTTTAGGAAATAGTCCAAAAGAGCTTTTATTAAAAAAGAGAGCTTTATCAATCAATTCAGCAGAAAAGATTTTAGGTGCAGGGGCTTTCTATAATTTTATTGTCAAAAAATTAGACAGTGAGAACTATACAGAAGAGGTTTTTAATTATTTTATGCTTTTGGATGAGGCATATAATTTAAAAATTGATAATTTATTTGATTTTGCAAAAAGAGTAATAAGTGATTTTAGTTTTAAAGGGCATAAATTAGGTGTAATTTATGGAATAGATGGAGATTATCAGTCAATAATTGCAGATAAAATTTTATATGATAAAAAATTAGATTATGAAATAGTAGCCTTTTTAAATGTACATGGAACAGTATCTTTCAGAAGTAAAAATAATATAGATGTGAGTGATATTGCCAAAAAATTAGGTATGATAGTAGGTTATTCAGGTGGAGGACATAAGCATGCCTCTGGTTGCAGAATATGTGATAGAGATGAAATGAAAAAGAAAATGATGGAAATTTTTGAACATTCAATGAATAAGATAAAAATTTTATAG
- a CDS encoding Txe/YoeB family addiction module toxin, whose amino-acid sequence MLLTWTDFAWKQYEKLQEKDKRLIKKINILIKDIKRNGNEGIGKPEPLLHELSGYWSRRIDDKNRLVYKVSDTQIIIVACANHYK is encoded by the coding sequence ATGTTATTAACTTGGACCGATTTTGCATGGAAACAATATGAAAAGTTACAAGAAAAAGATAAAAGGCTTATAAAAAAGATAAACATACTTATAAAAGATATAAAAAGAAATGGAAATGAAGGTATAGGGAAACCAGAGCCTTTGCTACATGAACTAAGTGGTTATTGGAGTAGAAGAATTGATGATAAAAATAGATTAGTCTATAAAGTATCAGATACTCAAATAATAATAGTTGCTTGTGCGAATCATTATAAGTAA
- a CDS encoding type II toxin-antitoxin system Phd/YefM family antitoxin — protein sequence MIATNYSEVRNNLKTYCDKATKDYETIIITRKNNENVVLMSEEEYNNLMENLYIRSNLKYYQKLVESIKEVEKGNVKEHDLIEVD from the coding sequence ATGATAGCAACTAATTATTCTGAGGTTAGAAATAATTTAAAAACTTATTGTGATAAGGCAACTAAAGATTATGAAACTATTATTATTACAAGAAAAAATAATGAAAATGTTGTTTTGATGAGTGAAGAAGAATACAATAATCTTATGGAAAATCTATATATAAGATCAAACCTTAAATATTATCAAAAACTTGTAGAAAGTATAAAAGAAGTTGAAAAAGGGAATGTTAAAGAACATGATTTAATAGAGGTGGATTAA
- the glpQ gene encoding glycerophosphodiester phosphodiesterase codes for MKLKNWLVLLGILSSTTLFAAHNGKIIIAHRGASGYLPEHTLEAKALAFAQQADYLEQDLAMSKDGRLIVIHDHFLDGLTDVAKKFPDRKRADGRYYVIDFTWPELQTLEMTENFTTKNGKQVAVYPNRFPLWKSDFKLHTFEDEIEFIQGLEKSTGKKIGIYPEIKAPWFHHQNGKDIAKATLEVLKKYGYTKKSDMVYLQTFDYNELKRIKTELMPKMGMDLKLVQLVAYNDWHETEEKDKNGNWINYDYDWMFKDGAMKEIAKYADGVGPGWYMLIDEKNSKVGNIVYTPMVKDIATTKMELHPYTVRKDALPEFFTDVNQMYDALLNKAGATGVFTDFPDLGVQFLENQKNNKK; via the coding sequence ATGAAGTTAAAAAATTGGTTAGTTTTGTTAGGGATTTTATCTAGTACAACTTTATTTGCCGCTCACAATGGGAAAATAATTATTGCTCATAGAGGAGCATCAGGGTACTTACCAGAACATACTTTGGAAGCAAAGGCATTAGCATTTGCTCAACAAGCAGATTATTTAGAACAAGATTTAGCCATGTCTAAAGATGGAAGATTGATAGTAATACATGACCATTTCTTAGATGGTTTGACAGATGTAGCTAAGAAATTTCCAGACAGAAAAAGAGCTGATGGAAGATATTATGTGATTGATTTTACTTGGCCAGAGCTACAAACATTGGAAATGACTGAAAATTTTACTACAAAAAATGGGAAACAGGTAGCTGTTTACCCAAATCGTTTCCCTCTTTGGAAATCAGACTTTAAATTACATACTTTTGAAGATGAAATTGAATTTATTCAAGGATTAGAAAAGTCAACTGGAAAGAAAATTGGAATTTATCCAGAAATTAAAGCACCTTGGTTTCATCATCAAAATGGAAAAGATATAGCAAAAGCGACTCTTGAAGTTTTGAAAAAATATGGTTACACTAAAAAATCTGATATGGTTTACTTACAAACATTTGACTATAATGAATTAAAAAGGATAAAAACTGAACTTATGCCAAAAATGGGAATGGATTTAAAATTAGTACAACTTGTGGCATATAATGATTGGCATGAAACAGAAGAAAAAGATAAAAATGGGAATTGGATAAATTATGATTATGATTGGATGTTTAAAGATGGAGCAATGAAAGAAATTGCTAAATATGCTGATGGTGTTGGACCAGGTTGGTATATGTTGATTGATGAAAAAAATTCAAAGGTCGGTAATATAGTTTATACTCCAATGGTAAAAGACATTGCTACTACTAAAATGGAATTACATCCTTATACTGTGAGAAAAGATGCACTACCTGAATTTTTTACAGATGTTAATCAAATGTATGATGCACTATTAAATAAAGCAGGAGCAACAGGAGTGTTTACTGATTTTCCTGATTTAGGAGTTCAATTTTTAGAAAATCAAAAGAATAATAAGAAATAG
- the lpxD gene encoding UDP-3-O-(3-hydroxymyristoyl)glucosamine N-acyltransferase, producing the protein MEYRVTDIITLLNAEYKGEVIENVSKLSPFFHSDEKSLTFAADEKFLKNLAQTKAKVIIVPDIDLPLIKGKGYIIVKDSPRVIMPKLLHFFSRTLKRIEKMREDSAKIGENVDIAPNVYIGHDVVIGNNVKIFPHVTIGEGTVIGDGTVIYSNVTIREFVEIGKNCIIQPGAVIGSDGFGFVKVNGNNTKIDQIGTVIVEDEVEIGANTTIDRGAIGDTIIKKYTKIDNLVQIAHNDIIGENCLIISQVGIAGSTIIGNNVTLAGQVGVAGHLEIGDNTMIGAQSGIAGNVEANKILSGHPLVDHREDMKIRVAMKKLPELLKRVKVLEEKNKQ; encoded by the coding sequence ATGGAATATAGAGTAACTGACATCATAACTCTTCTTAATGCTGAATATAAAGGAGAGGTTATAGAAAATGTTTCTAAACTTTCTCCTTTTTTTCATTCAGATGAGAAGAGTTTAACATTTGCAGCAGATGAAAAGTTTTTAAAAAATCTAGCTCAAACAAAAGCAAAAGTAATTATAGTTCCAGATATTGATTTACCATTGATTAAAGGAAAAGGCTATATCATTGTAAAAGATAGCCCAAGAGTAATAATGCCAAAACTTTTACATTTTTTTAGTAGAACTTTAAAAAGAATTGAAAAAATGAGAGAAGATTCTGCTAAAATTGGTGAAAATGTTGATATTGCTCCTAATGTATATATAGGGCATGATGTAGTTATAGGAAATAATGTAAAAATTTTCCCTCATGTAACTATTGGAGAGGGAACAGTAATTGGAGATGGAACAGTAATCTATTCCAATGTAACAATTAGAGAATTTGTAGAAATAGGTAAAAATTGTATAATTCAACCAGGTGCAGTAATTGGCTCTGATGGTTTTGGCTTTGTAAAAGTAAATGGAAATAATACTAAGATAGATCAAATAGGAACTGTTATAGTTGAAGATGAAGTTGAAATTGGGGCTAATACAACTATTGATAGAGGTGCTATTGGAGATACTATTATTAAAAAATATACTAAGATAGATAATTTAGTACAAATAGCTCATAATGATATTATTGGTGAAAATTGTTTAATAATATCTCAAGTTGGAATAGCAGGAAGCACAATAATTGGAAATAATGTTACTTTAGCAGGGCAAGTTGGAGTTGCAGGACATCTTGAAATTGGGGATAACACCATGATAGGTGCTCAATCTGGAATAGCAGGGAATGTTGAAGCAAATAAGATTTTATCAGGACATCCATTAGTTGATCATAGAGAAGATATGAAAATAAGAGTTGCTATGAAAAAACTACCAGAACTTTTAAAAAGAGTTAAAGTTTTAGAAGAAAAAAATAAACAGTAA
- a CDS encoding OmpH family outer membrane protein, with translation MKKLLLIASVLLATSAFADKVGVVDSQRAFFQFSETKKAQQSLESQAKKVENEARQKEVALQKEFVALQAKGDKLTDAEKKAFEKKSQDFQSFLNSSQDKLNKDQMAKLKRIEDVYVKAVKKVAADGKYDYIFEAEALKVGGEDITDRVIKEMEALK, from the coding sequence ATGAAAAAATTATTATTAATAGCAAGTGTATTATTAGCAACATCTGCATTTGCTGATAAAGTAGGAGTTGTAGATAGCCAAAGAGCTTTCTTCCAATTTTCTGAAACTAAAAAAGCACAACAATCTTTAGAAAGTCAAGCTAAAAAGGTAGAAAATGAAGCTAGACAAAAAGAAGTTGCACTACAAAAAGAATTTGTTGCACTACAAGCTAAAGGAGATAAATTAACAGATGCTGAAAAGAAAGCATTTGAAAAAAAATCACAAGATTTTCAATCTTTCTTGAACTCATCACAAGATAAGTTAAATAAAGACCAAATGGCTAAGTTAAAGAGAATTGAAGATGTATATGTAAAAGCTGTTAAAAAAGTAGCAGCAGATGGAAAATATGATTATATATTTGAAGCTGAAGCATTAAAAGTTGGTGGAGAAGATATAACAGATAGAGTAATAAAAGAAATGGAAGCATTAAAATAA
- a CDS encoding BamA/OMP85 family outer membrane protein, protein MKKILIALLFVISLTSFSTMVNLPIKSVEVVNNQQVPTSLIKNTLKLKEGAKFSTEALLADFNALKETGYFEDVILQPTSYDGGVRIVVDVIEKENVVDLLKEKGVAVNTLREDTDKSIVISSIKFTGNSRVTTSELLDITQLKAGEYFSRSRVEDAQRRLLATGKFSEVRPDAQVTNGKMALSFEVAENPIVKSIVITGNHTIPTSTIMSALTTKPGSVQNYNNLREDRDKILELYQAQGYTLVNITDMSTDENGTLHISIVEGIVRKIEVKKMVTKQKGNRRTPNDDVLKTKDYVIDREIEIQPGKIFNVKEYDATVDNLMRLGIFKNVKYEARSIPGDPEGIDLILLIDEDRTAELQGGVAYGSETGLMGTLSLKDSNWRGKNQEFGFTFEKSNKDYTGFALDFYDPWIKDTDRVSWGWGAYKTNYGDEDSTLFHEIDTVGFKVNIGKGLSKNFRLNLGTKVEYIKEKHEDGKFRKASNGKWYYPDRGTWKEIDGVDDKYWLWSIYPYITYDTRNNYLNPTSGLYGKFQVEGGYAGGYKSGNFGNATLEFRTYHRGLFKNNTFAYKVVGGIASSSTKESQTFWVGGGNSLRGYDGGFFKGTQKLVGTIENRTQINDIIGFVVFFDAGRSWKQNGRDPSYTRDNDHFGHNIGTTAGVGIRLNTPIGPLRFDFGWPVGNKMDDDGMKFYFNMGQSF, encoded by the coding sequence ATGAAAAAAATATTAATTGCATTGTTGTTTGTAATTAGCTTAACATCATTCTCAACGATGGTCAACTTACCAATTAAGAGTGTTGAAGTTGTAAATAACCAACAAGTTCCAACTAGCTTAATAAAGAATACTTTAAAGCTGAAAGAAGGAGCTAAGTTTTCAACAGAAGCTTTATTAGCGGATTTCAATGCCTTAAAAGAAACAGGTTATTTTGAAGATGTAATTCTTCAACCTACTTCTTATGATGGTGGAGTAAGAATAGTTGTAGATGTTATTGAAAAAGAAAATGTTGTAGATTTATTGAAAGAAAAAGGTGTTGCAGTAAATACACTGAGAGAAGATACAGATAAATCAATTGTAATCTCATCAATAAAATTCACTGGTAACAGTAGAGTTACTACATCAGAACTTTTAGATATTACACAATTAAAAGCAGGGGAGTATTTTTCAAGAAGTAGAGTTGAAGATGCTCAAAGAAGATTATTAGCTACTGGAAAATTTTCAGAAGTTAGACCAGATGCACAAGTTACAAATGGAAAAATGGCTTTATCATTTGAAGTAGCTGAAAATCCAATAGTAAAAAGTATAGTAATCACTGGGAATCATACTATACCAACAAGTACTATTATGTCAGCATTGACTACTAAACCTGGTTCAGTTCAAAATTATAACAATCTAAGAGAAGATAGAGATAAAATTTTAGAATTGTATCAAGCACAAGGATATACTTTAGTAAATATTACAGATATGTCAACTGATGAAAATGGAACTTTACATATTTCAATAGTTGAAGGTATTGTAAGAAAGATTGAAGTTAAGAAGATGGTAACAAAACAAAAAGGAAACAGAAGAACACCTAATGATGATGTTTTGAAGACAAAGGATTATGTAATAGATAGAGAAATAGAAATACAACCTGGAAAGATATTTAATGTTAAAGAATATGATGCCACAGTTGATAACCTAATGAGATTGGGAATATTTAAAAATGTTAAATATGAAGCAAGATCAATTCCAGGAGATCCTGAAGGAATAGATTTAATACTTTTAATAGATGAAGATAGAACTGCTGAATTACAAGGTGGAGTTGCTTATGGTTCTGAAACAGGACTTATGGGTACTTTATCATTAAAAGATAGTAACTGGAGAGGTAAAAATCAAGAATTTGGTTTTACATTTGAAAAATCAAATAAAGATTATACAGGTTTTGCTTTAGATTTCTATGACCCTTGGATAAAAGATACAGATAGAGTATCTTGGGGTTGGGGAGCTTATAAAACAAACTATGGTGATGAAGACAGCACACTATTCCATGAAATAGACACAGTAGGTTTCAAAGTTAATATAGGTAAAGGACTTAGTAAAAACTTTAGACTTAACCTAGGAACAAAAGTAGAATATATAAAAGAAAAACATGAAGATGGAAAATTTAGGAAAGCAAGTAATGGAAAATGGTATTATCCAGACAGAGGTACTTGGAAGGAAATAGATGGTGTAGATGATAAATATTGGTTATGGAGTATTTATCCTTATATTACTTATGATACAAGAAATAACTATCTAAATCCAACATCTGGGCTATATGGAAAATTCCAAGTAGAAGGTGGATATGCTGGTGGATATAAATCTGGAAACTTTGGAAATGCAACATTAGAATTTAGAACATATCATAGAGGATTATTTAAAAATAATACATTTGCCTATAAAGTTGTAGGTGGAATAGCTTCTAGTAGTACAAAAGAAAGTCAAACATTCTGGGTTGGTGGAGGAAATTCACTAAGAGGATATGATGGAGGTTTCTTTAAAGGAACTCAAAAACTTGTAGGTACTATTGAAAATAGAACTCAAATTAATGATATAATAGGTTTTGTTGTATTTTTTGATGCAGGTAGATCATGGAAACAAAATGGAAGAGATCCTAGTTATACAAGAGATAATGACCATTTTGGACATAATATAGGAACAACTGCTGGTGTTGGAATAAGACTTAATACTCCAATTGGACCATTGAGATTTGACTTTGGTTGGCCAGTAGGAAATAAAATGGATGATGATGGAATGAAATTCTACTTTAATATGGGACAATCATTCTAA